A stretch of Mycobacterium sp. ITM-2016-00316 DNA encodes these proteins:
- the miaB gene encoding tRNA (N6-isopentenyl adenosine(37)-C2)-methylthiotransferase MiaB, which yields MIVVTSVLASTVEAGAQPAAPVRTYQVRTYGCQMNVHDSERLSGLLEAAGYVRAVEGTDADIVVFNTCAVRENADNKLYGNLSHLAPRKNAEPDMQIAVGGCLAQKDREAVLKKAPWVDVVFGTHNIGSLPVLLERARHQRVAQVEIAEALQEFPSALPAARESAYAAWVSISVGCNNTCTFCIVPALRGKEVDRRPGDVLAEVQTLVDQGVLEVTLLGQNVNAYGVSFADPETPRNRGAFADLLRACGDIDGLERVRFTSPHPAEFTDDVIEAMAETPNVCPTLHMPLQSGSDRVLKAMRRSYRAERYLGIIDRVRAAIPHAAITTDIIVGFPGETEQDFQDTLDVVARSRFANAFTFQYSKRPGTPAAVLADQLPKEVVSERYQRLIELQEQISLQENQAQVGTQVELLVAAGEGRKDAATARMSGRARDGRLVHFAAGGAEIRPGDIVTTTVTRAAPHFLVADGTVLSHRRTRAGDAHAAGVRPVTGVGLGMPGIGAPPAAPVTGGCAL from the coding sequence ATGATCGTCGTGACTTCCGTGTTGGCCTCGACTGTGGAGGCGGGTGCTCAACCCGCGGCCCCCGTGCGCACCTACCAGGTGCGCACCTACGGCTGCCAGATGAACGTGCACGACTCCGAGCGGCTGTCCGGGCTGCTGGAGGCCGCGGGCTACGTCCGCGCCGTCGAGGGCACCGACGCCGACATCGTGGTGTTCAACACCTGCGCGGTGCGCGAGAACGCCGACAACAAGCTGTACGGAAACCTCAGCCATCTGGCGCCCCGCAAGAACGCCGAACCCGATATGCAGATCGCCGTCGGGGGCTGCCTGGCCCAGAAGGACCGCGAGGCCGTGCTGAAGAAGGCGCCCTGGGTCGATGTGGTGTTCGGCACCCACAACATCGGCTCGTTGCCGGTGCTGCTGGAGCGGGCGCGCCATCAGCGGGTGGCCCAGGTCGAGATCGCCGAGGCGCTGCAGGAGTTCCCGTCGGCACTGCCGGCCGCTCGCGAATCCGCCTACGCTGCTTGGGTTTCCATATCGGTGGGCTGCAACAACACGTGCACGTTCTGCATCGTGCCCGCGCTGCGCGGCAAAGAGGTGGACCGTCGCCCCGGCGATGTGCTGGCCGAGGTGCAGACCCTGGTGGACCAGGGTGTGCTCGAGGTCACCCTGCTGGGGCAGAACGTGAACGCCTACGGGGTGTCGTTCGCCGACCCAGAGACCCCGCGCAACCGCGGTGCCTTCGCCGACCTGCTGCGGGCGTGCGGGGACATCGACGGGCTGGAGCGTGTGCGGTTCACCTCACCGCATCCCGCCGAGTTCACCGACGATGTCATCGAGGCCATGGCCGAAACACCCAACGTGTGTCCCACGCTGCACATGCCGCTGCAGTCGGGTTCTGACCGCGTGCTCAAGGCGATGCGGCGCTCCTACCGCGCCGAGCGCTACCTGGGCATCATCGACAGGGTGCGTGCCGCGATACCGCACGCCGCCATCACCACCGACATCATCGTCGGCTTTCCCGGCGAGACCGAGCAGGACTTCCAGGACACCCTGGACGTGGTGGCGCGGTCGCGCTTTGCCAACGCCTTCACCTTCCAGTACTCGAAGCGTCCGGGCACACCTGCCGCCGTGCTCGCCGACCAACTGCCCAAAGAGGTTGTCAGCGAACGCTATCAGCGGCTCATCGAGCTACAGGAGCAGATTTCGTTGCAGGAGAACCAGGCTCAGGTCGGCACGCAGGTCGAACTGCTGGTCGCCGCGGGGGAGGGCCGCAAGGATGCCGCCACCGCGCGGATGTCCGGGCGTGCCCGCGACGGCCGGCTGGTGCACTTCGCCGCCGGGGGCGCCGAGATCCGTCCCGGTGACATCGTCACCACGACCGTGACCCGCGCCGCCCCGCACTTCCTGGTCGCCGATGGCACCGTGCTGTCGCACCGCCGCACCCGGGCCGGGGACGCGCACGCCGCCGGTGTACGCCCGGTGACCGGCGTGGGCCTGGGTATGCCGGGCATCGGCGCACCGCCTGCCGCCCCCGTCACCGGAGGGTGTGCGCTGTGA
- a CDS encoding DUF349 domain-containing protein: protein MTTNDSGSGENTGESAAAAPTPTPKPTPRPGPRPTPHPRPAAAVAAAPVVPAPASVDPHRFGRVDEDGTVVLITAAGERVIGSWQAGETEAAFAHFGRRYDDLHTEVALLETRLASGSGDARKIKSAASALLETLPTAAVLGDVDAVEQRLKSILEHADGAAAEERARRDEHRAAQTARKEALAAEAEEIADATGQWKSAGDRLRAILDEWRTITGLDRKTDDALWKRYSAARETFNRRRGSHFAELDRERVGARQAKEALCEKAEKLSDSTDWAGTAATFRDLLAQWKAAGRAAKDVDDALWARFKAAQDTFFEARNAINAERDAEFGANALAKEKLLAEAERIDVSDPKAAQAALRNIGDKWDAIGKVPREKSADLERRLRSVEKKVREAGTADQTDTEAQARADQFRERAEQFERQAEKAEAAGKAKDAEKARASAAQWREWAETAAEAVTKKR from the coding sequence ATGACGACCAACGACTCAGGTTCCGGCGAGAACACCGGGGAATCGGCGGCTGCGGCCCCCACTCCCACTCCCAAGCCCACGCCCAGGCCGGGTCCGCGCCCGACCCCGCACCCCCGTCCGGCCGCAGCCGTGGCCGCCGCGCCCGTTGTCCCGGCACCTGCATCGGTGGACCCGCACCGGTTCGGCCGCGTCGACGAGGACGGCACCGTCGTCCTGATCACCGCCGCCGGGGAACGCGTCATCGGCTCCTGGCAAGCCGGCGAGACCGAGGCCGCCTTCGCCCACTTCGGCCGTCGCTACGACGATCTGCACACCGAGGTCGCCCTGCTGGAGACCCGGCTGGCCTCCGGCAGCGGGGACGCCCGCAAGATCAAATCAGCCGCATCCGCACTGCTGGAGACCCTGCCGACCGCCGCGGTGCTCGGTGACGTCGACGCCGTCGAACAGCGTCTGAAGTCCATCCTTGAGCACGCCGACGGGGCGGCCGCCGAGGAACGGGCTCGGCGCGATGAGCACCGCGCCGCCCAGACCGCCCGCAAGGAGGCGCTGGCCGCCGAGGCCGAGGAGATCGCCGACGCCACCGGCCAGTGGAAGTCCGCCGGTGACCGGCTGCGCGCCATCCTCGACGAGTGGCGCACCATCACCGGCCTGGACCGCAAAACCGACGATGCGCTGTGGAAGCGGTACTCGGCGGCCCGGGAGACGTTCAACCGGCGCCGGGGTTCCCATTTTGCCGAGCTGGACCGCGAACGCGTCGGTGCCAGGCAGGCCAAGGAGGCCCTCTGCGAGAAGGCGGAGAAGCTCAGCGATTCCACCGATTGGGCGGGCACCGCGGCGACCTTCCGGGATCTGCTCGCGCAGTGGAAGGCCGCCGGCCGAGCCGCCAAGGATGTCGACGACGCGCTGTGGGCGCGGTTCAAGGCCGCCCAGGACACCTTCTTCGAGGCCCGCAACGCCATCAACGCCGAACGCGACGCCGAGTTCGGCGCCAACGCGCTCGCCAAGGAGAAGCTGCTGGCCGAGGCCGAGCGCATCGATGTCTCCGACCCCAAGGCCGCGCAGGCCGCGTTGCGGAACATCGGTGACAAATGGGACGCGATCGGCAAGGTGCCGCGCGAGAAGTCGGCCGATCTGGAGCGCCGGCTGCGCTCGGTGGAGAAGAAGGTGCGCGAAGCCGGGACCGCCGATCAGACGGACACCGAAGCGCAGGCGCGGGCCGACCAGTTCCGCGAGCGCGCCGAGCAGTTCGAGCGCCAGGCGGAGAAGGCCGAAGCGGCAGGCAAGGCCAAGGACGCCGAAAAGGCACGGGCCAGCGCCGCACAGTGGCGGGAGTGGGCGGAGACCGCTGCGGAAGCCGTCACCAAGAAGCGTTAG
- a CDS encoding DMT family transporter, whose product MDKADIAALLALGAALFIAIGDVIHQRSAHEVTDEQVSHLQLFLRLLKDRDWWVGSLVSAVGFGLQAAALGLGSVLLVQALLVTSLLFALPLNARATHHRVTRFQWTWAVLLAASVVVIVTVGNPTAGHSRADTDTWLAVGAVLGPLLVLCIVGARVLGGKIGAMLLACVSGALWGLFAILTKGVVDRIGDGVWELLRTPELYAWAVVAVAGTAYQQAAFRAGSITASLPTMTVTEPVVASVLGVVVLGETLRPGEAGWITLIAAVAVMMVATAALARGEAGWAEQPDTGKAIA is encoded by the coding sequence TTGGACAAGGCGGATATCGCCGCACTGCTGGCACTGGGCGCTGCGCTGTTCATCGCCATCGGCGATGTCATCCACCAGCGTTCCGCGCATGAGGTCACCGACGAGCAGGTCAGCCATCTCCAGCTGTTCCTGCGGTTGCTCAAGGACCGCGACTGGTGGGTCGGCAGCCTCGTCTCGGCGGTCGGGTTCGGCCTGCAGGCGGCCGCGCTGGGACTGGGTTCGGTGCTGCTGGTGCAGGCCTTGCTGGTCACCTCGTTGCTGTTCGCGCTGCCGCTGAACGCCCGCGCCACCCATCACCGGGTGACCAGATTCCAGTGGACCTGGGCGGTGCTGCTGGCCGCATCGGTGGTGGTGATCGTCACCGTCGGTAACCCGACGGCCGGGCATTCGCGGGCCGACACCGACACCTGGCTGGCCGTCGGCGCAGTGCTGGGGCCGCTGCTGGTGCTGTGCATCGTCGGTGCCCGCGTGCTGGGAGGGAAGATCGGCGCGATGTTGCTGGCGTGCGTATCCGGCGCGCTCTGGGGACTTTTCGCGATCCTCACCAAGGGCGTGGTCGACCGGATCGGCGACGGTGTGTGGGAACTGCTGCGCACCCCGGAGCTCTACGCCTGGGCGGTGGTGGCGGTGGCGGGCACCGCCTATCAGCAGGCCGCCTTCCGGGCCGGATCGATCACGGCCTCGCTGCCGACGATGACGGTGACCGAACCGGTGGTGGCTTCGGTGCTGGGCGTCGTCGTCCTCGGTGAAACGCTGCGCCCCGGCGAGGCCGGCTGGATCACCCTGATCGCGGCGGTGGCGGTGATGATGGTCGCGACCGCGGCGCTGGCCCGCGGGGAGGCAGGCTGGGCCGAGCAGCCCGACACCGGTAAGGCGATAGCGTGA
- the miaA gene encoding tRNA (adenosine(37)-N6)-dimethylallyltransferase MiaA, producing MRPVAVIGPTGTGKSALGLALAERLGGEIVNADAMQFYRGMDIGTAKLPPEQRRGIVHHQLDVLDVTENASVARYQENAAADIEAIMTRGAVPVIVGGSMLYIQSLLDQWTFPATDPTVRARWEARLTEVGVAAMHAELTRVDPAAGAAILDTDGRRIVRALEVVELTGKPFAASAPRIGTPRWGTVILGLDWDTSILDERLRQRTDSMFAEGLVAEVTGLIERGLRAGVTASRALGYAQVLADLDALGDGSAAREPTFVGTRRYVRRQRSWFRRDHRVNWLDGSASDLTAAALRILDK from the coding sequence ATCCGGCCCGTCGCCGTCATCGGGCCGACCGGGACCGGCAAGTCCGCACTCGGGCTGGCCCTGGCCGAGCGGCTCGGCGGCGAGATCGTGAACGCCGATGCCATGCAGTTCTACCGCGGGATGGACATCGGCACCGCCAAACTGCCGCCCGAGCAGCGCCGCGGCATCGTGCACCACCAGCTCGACGTCCTCGACGTCACCGAGAACGCCTCGGTCGCGCGGTACCAGGAGAACGCGGCGGCCGATATCGAGGCGATCATGACCCGCGGCGCGGTGCCGGTGATCGTCGGCGGGTCCATGCTCTACATCCAGTCCCTGCTGGACCAGTGGACGTTCCCGGCCACCGACCCGACGGTCCGGGCCCGCTGGGAGGCCCGCCTCACCGAGGTCGGGGTGGCCGCGATGCACGCCGAGCTGACCCGCGTCGATCCGGCGGCCGGTGCCGCCATCCTGGACACCGACGGACGCCGCATCGTGCGTGCCCTCGAGGTGGTCGAACTCACCGGCAAACCGTTCGCCGCGTCGGCGCCCCGCATCGGCACCCCGCGCTGGGGCACTGTGATCCTCGGGTTGGACTGGGACACAAGCATTCTGGATGAGCGGCTGCGGCAGCGCACCGACAGCATGTTCGCCGAAGGTCTGGTCGCCGAGGTGACCGGACTGATCGAGCGCGGCCTGCGGGCCGGGGTGACGGCATCGCGCGCCCTCGGTTACGCGCAGGTGCTGGCCGACCTGGACGCCCTGGGCGACGGCTCCGCCGCGCGAGAACCCACCTTCGTCGGTACCCGCCGCTATGTGCGCAGGCAGCGGTCCTGGTTCCGGCGCGATCACCGGGTGAACTGGCTCGACGGTTCGGCGTCGGACCTGACCGCCGCGGCGCTGCGTATCCTGGACAAATGA
- the dapF gene encoding diaminopimelate epimerase: MRFAKGHGTQNDFVVLPDLDAALALTPDMVAALCDRRRGLGADGVLRVTTAGAAAAAGVFETLPEGVSAQDWYMDYRNADGSIAQMCGNGVRVFAHYLRAAGLETRDEFVVGSLAGARPVVIEQFSPTHAEVTVDMGKANRLGAGTAVVGGQRFTGLGVDVGNPHLACVTDLDAAELAALDVGAPVSFDTAQFPDGVNVEILTRPTQDAVDMRVHERGVGETRSCGTGTVAAAVAALNHLGEQTGTLTVRVPGGAVTVTITEATSYLRGPSVLVAHGEYSGA; encoded by the coding sequence ATGAGGTTCGCGAAAGGTCACGGCACGCAGAACGACTTCGTGGTGCTGCCCGACCTGGACGCCGCGCTCGCGCTGACCCCGGACATGGTGGCCGCGCTGTGTGATCGGCGCCGCGGGCTGGGCGCCGATGGTGTGCTGCGGGTGACGACGGCCGGTGCCGCGGCCGCCGCCGGGGTGTTCGAGACGCTGCCCGAGGGGGTGTCGGCCCAGGACTGGTACATGGATTACCGCAATGCCGACGGGTCCATCGCCCAAATGTGCGGCAACGGGGTGCGGGTCTTCGCGCACTACCTGCGTGCTGCCGGGCTGGAGACCCGCGACGAATTCGTGGTCGGCTCGCTGGCCGGCGCGCGACCGGTGGTGATCGAGCAGTTCAGCCCCACCCACGCCGAGGTGACCGTCGACATGGGCAAGGCCAACCGGCTGGGCGCCGGAACGGCCGTGGTCGGCGGACAGCGCTTCACCGGGCTGGGAGTCGATGTCGGCAATCCACACCTGGCATGCGTCACCGACCTCGACGCGGCCGAGTTGGCCGCCCTCGATGTCGGTGCCCCGGTGTCCTTCGACACCGCCCAGTTCCCCGACGGGGTCAATGTGGAGATCCTGACGAGACCGACGCAGGACGCGGTGGACATGCGTGTCCACGAGCGCGGAGTGGGTGAAACCCGTTCCTGCGGAACAGGAACCGTGGCCGCTGCGGTGGCGGCGCTGAACCATCTGGGGGAGCAGACCGGCACCTTGACGGTCCGCGTCCCAGGCGGTGCGGTCACCGTCACCATCACCGAGGCGACCAGCTACCTGCGTGGCCCGTCGGTGCTCGTCGCGCACGGCGAATATTCAGGTGCGTGA
- the hflX gene encoding GTPase HflX — protein MTESDFTRNPVPSTGELALEDRAALRRVAGLSTELTDISEVEYRQLRLERVVLVGVWTEGTAADVDASMAELAALAETAGSEVLEGLVQRRDKPDASTYIGSGKAIELRDIVTATGADTVICDGELSPAQLNSLEKVVKVKVIDRTALILDIFAQHATSAEGKAQVSLAQMEYMLPRLRGWGESMSRQGGGAGGSSGGVGTRGPGETKIETDRRRIRERMSKLRREIKDMKKIRDTQRGKRRAADLPAVAIVGYTNAGKSSLLNALTGAGVLVENALFATLEPTTRRGELDDGRPFVLTDTVGFVRHLPTQLVEAFRSTLEEVVDADLLVHVVDGSDATPLAQINAVRHVVRDVYSDHDGSPAPELLVVNKIDAADDLALAQLRRALPDAVFVSAHTGEGLDQLRARLVELVEPTDAFVDVTLPYDRGDLVARVHTEGRIDTTEHTETGTKITARVPVPLAASLREFSNW, from the coding sequence ATGACTGAATCTGACTTCACGCGCAACCCCGTTCCGAGCACCGGCGAACTGGCCCTCGAGGACCGTGCGGCACTGCGCCGCGTGGCCGGGCTCTCCACCGAACTCACCGACATCTCCGAGGTCGAATACCGACAGCTGCGCCTGGAGCGGGTGGTGCTCGTCGGGGTCTGGACCGAGGGCACCGCTGCCGATGTCGACGCCAGCATGGCCGAACTGGCCGCACTGGCCGAGACGGCGGGCTCGGAGGTCCTCGAAGGCCTGGTGCAGCGCCGCGACAAACCGGACGCGTCGACCTATATCGGCTCCGGCAAGGCCATCGAACTGCGCGATATCGTCACCGCCACCGGCGCGGACACCGTCATCTGCGACGGCGAGCTGAGCCCCGCCCAGCTGAATTCGCTGGAAAAGGTCGTCAAGGTCAAGGTCATCGACCGGACCGCGCTGATTCTCGACATCTTCGCCCAGCACGCCACGTCCGCCGAGGGCAAGGCCCAGGTGTCGCTGGCCCAGATGGAGTACATGCTGCCGCGACTGCGCGGTTGGGGTGAATCCATGTCCCGCCAGGGCGGTGGCGCGGGTGGCAGCAGCGGCGGTGTCGGGACCCGCGGGCCGGGTGAGACGAAGATCGAAACCGACCGTCGCCGCATCCGCGAGCGGATGTCGAAGCTGCGCCGCGAGATCAAGGACATGAAGAAGATCCGCGACACCCAGCGCGGTAAGCGCCGGGCCGCCGACCTGCCCGCGGTCGCGATCGTCGGTTACACCAACGCCGGAAAGTCCAGTCTGCTCAACGCGCTGACCGGCGCCGGGGTGCTGGTGGAAAACGCCCTGTTCGCCACGCTGGAGCCGACCACCCGTCGCGGAGAACTCGACGACGGCCGGCCCTTCGTGCTGACCGACACCGTCGGCTTCGTGCGGCACCTGCCCACCCAATTGGTGGAGGCGTTCCGCTCCACGCTGGAGGAGGTCGTCGACGCCGATCTGCTGGTGCACGTGGTCGACGGCTCCGATGCCACCCCGCTGGCGCAGATCAACGCGGTCCGCCACGTGGTCCGCGATGTCTACTCCGATCACGACGGCTCACCGGCCCCGGAACTGTTGGTGGTCAACAAGATCGACGCCGCCGACGATCTCGCCCTGGCCCAGTTGCGACGCGCCTTACCGGATGCGGTGTTCGTGTCCGCGCACACCGGCGAGGGTCTCGATCAGCTGCGCGCCCGCCTGGTGGAGCTGGTCGAACCCACCGACGCCTTCGTCGACGTGACACTGCCGTATGACCGCGGTGACCTGGTCGCCCGGGTGCACACCGAGGGCCGGATCGACACCACCGAGCACACCGAGACGGGCACCAAAATCACTGCGCGGGTGCCGGTTCCGCTGGCCGCCAGCCTGCGCGAGTTCAGCAACTGGTAG
- a CDS encoding PE-PPE domain-containing protein, translating to MRTARRSITTLLTLLTAVLITVASTLTMAVALAATALIVPGTGTPNANIVGDYMENARDYYISPFNPACTEDNACALQGIDYPAQFWPIPLPGWGGLQGAKWDVSTGEGLTTLNSTLVDALAQNPPNTPVVIFGYSQGGNIVSREKRNLAGLPKDQTYLSFVMIGNTNRPNGGLFERLAFLGHVPILDATFGLPAPTDTCDHICATDIAFRYDGVADFPLYPLNALAVLNAIAGFWYIHGTYLAPNQDSDVGELPDGYTPEELAEQLANEDNWDERGDTRYITIPTKTLPIVRPFLEFAGFTGTGFIIKPIVTLLTPVLEVLIEAGYDRSLSYGVPAPFRLIPRINPFVLARDVVDAIGEGIHDAFGGGSAPQQAPEQQQAPVSTAAAVEVAESAEPADVTGPAEDTDVLEDTEALVESEETDMPEEIEEPAQRARLTEARTSPKTAKSTTRSVRQAA from the coding sequence ATGCGGACTGCACGACGATCGATCACGACCCTGCTGACGTTGCTGACCGCGGTTCTCATCACGGTCGCCTCGACCCTGACGATGGCCGTCGCCCTCGCCGCGACGGCGCTCATCGTGCCGGGCACCGGGACACCGAATGCCAACATCGTCGGCGACTACATGGAGAACGCCCGCGACTACTACATCTCGCCGTTCAACCCCGCGTGCACCGAGGACAACGCCTGCGCGTTGCAGGGCATCGACTACCCCGCGCAGTTCTGGCCGATCCCGCTACCCGGCTGGGGCGGGCTGCAGGGCGCCAAGTGGGATGTGTCCACCGGCGAGGGGCTGACCACGCTCAACTCCACATTGGTGGACGCCCTGGCGCAGAATCCGCCGAACACACCGGTCGTCATCTTCGGCTACTCGCAGGGCGGCAACATCGTCAGCCGGGAGAAGCGCAACCTGGCCGGGCTACCCAAGGACCAGACCTACCTGTCCTTCGTGATGATCGGAAACACCAACCGGCCCAACGGCGGACTCTTCGAACGACTGGCGTTCCTGGGGCACGTACCCATCCTCGACGCCACCTTCGGACTGCCCGCACCGACCGACACCTGTGACCACATCTGCGCCACCGATATCGCGTTCCGCTATGACGGAGTCGCCGACTTCCCGCTTTACCCGCTCAACGCACTGGCAGTCCTCAACGCGATCGCCGGATTCTGGTACATCCACGGCACCTACCTGGCGCCCAATCAGGACAGCGATGTCGGGGAACTACCGGACGGCTACACACCCGAGGAACTGGCCGAGCAACTCGCGAACGAGGACAACTGGGACGAGCGCGGCGACACCCGCTACATCACCATCCCGACCAAGACGCTGCCGATCGTGCGACCGTTCCTGGAGTTCGCCGGATTCACCGGGACCGGGTTCATCATCAAGCCGATCGTCACGCTGCTGACCCCGGTGCTCGAGGTGCTGATCGAGGCCGGCTACGACCGCTCGCTGAGCTACGGTGTGCCCGCTCCCTTCCGGCTCATTCCGCGGATCAACCCGTTCGTGCTGGCCCGCGATGTGGTCGACGCGATCGGCGAAGGCATCCATGATGCGTTCGGGGGCGGTTCGGCGCCGCAGCAGGCGCCCGAGCAGCAGCAGGCCCCGGTGAGCACGGCGGCCGCGGTCGAGGTAGCCGAGAGCGCCGAGCCGGCCGACGTCACCGGGCCGGCCGAGGACACCGATGTGCTCGAAGACACCGAAGCACTCGTCGAGAGCGAAGAGACCGACATGCCCGAGGAGATCGAGGAGCCGGCGCAGCGCGCGCGGCTCACCGAGGCCAGGACCTCGCCGAAGACCGCCAAGTCCACCACCCGGTCGGTGCGCCAGGCCGCTTGA
- a CDS encoding thiolase family protein, producing the protein MGLRGEAAIVGFHELPATRKPTGAPEFILEQWARLAAAAVADAGLTVDQVDGLVTCGVMESQLFVPSTVAEYLGLAVNYAELVDLGGASGAAMVWRAAAAIELGICQAVLCAIPANYLTPMSPERPYDPGDALYFGASSYRYGSPQAEFEIPYGYLGQNGPYAQVAQMYAAAYGYDESAMAKIVVDQRVNANHTPGAVFKDKTLSIADVLDSPIIASPLHMLEIVMPCMGGSAVLVTNAALARKGRNRPVWIKGFGERVPYKSPVYAADPLQTPMVKVAESAFGMAGATPADMDMVSIYDCYTITALLTLEDAGFCEKGKGMQFVTDHDLTFRGDFPMNTAGGQLGYGQPGNAGGMHHVCDATRQLMGRAEATQIADCHRAFVSGNGGVLSEQEALVLEGD; encoded by the coding sequence ATGGGCCTACGGGGCGAGGCCGCGATCGTCGGTTTCCACGAGCTGCCCGCGACGCGGAAACCGACCGGGGCGCCGGAGTTCATCCTGGAGCAGTGGGCACGGCTGGCCGCCGCCGCGGTCGCGGACGCCGGGCTGACGGTGGACCAGGTCGACGGCCTCGTGACGTGCGGGGTGATGGAATCCCAGCTGTTCGTCCCGTCCACCGTCGCCGAATACCTGGGGCTGGCGGTCAACTACGCCGAACTGGTCGACCTGGGCGGTGCGTCCGGTGCGGCCATGGTGTGGCGGGCCGCGGCGGCCATCGAACTGGGTATCTGCCAGGCGGTGCTGTGCGCGATCCCGGCCAACTACCTCACCCCGATGTCGCCCGAACGTCCCTACGATCCGGGCGACGCGCTGTACTTCGGCGCGTCCAGCTACCGCTACGGCTCACCACAGGCCGAGTTCGAGATTCCCTACGGTTACCTCGGCCAGAACGGTCCCTACGCGCAGGTCGCCCAGATGTACGCGGCCGCATACGGGTACGACGAGTCGGCGATGGCCAAGATCGTGGTCGACCAACGGGTCAACGCCAACCACACCCCGGGTGCGGTGTTCAAGGACAAAACGCTGAGCATCGCCGACGTGCTGGACAGCCCCATCATCGCCTCGCCGCTGCACATGCTGGAGATCGTGATGCCCTGCATGGGCGGTTCGGCGGTGCTGGTCACCAACGCCGCCCTCGCACGCAAGGGCCGCAACCGTCCGGTGTGGATCAAGGGTTTCGGCGAACGCGTGCCCTACAAGTCACCGGTGTACGCCGCCGACCCGCTGCAGACACCGATGGTCAAGGTCGCCGAATCCGCGTTCGGCATGGCCGGCGCGACGCCCGCGGACATGGACATGGTGTCGATCTATGACTGCTACACCATCACCGCGCTGCTCACCCTCGAAGACGCCGGCTTCTGCGAGAAGGGCAAGGGCATGCAATTCGTCACCGACCACGACCTGACCTTCCGCGGTGACTTCCCGATGAACACCGCGGGCGGGCAACTCGGCTACGGGCAGCCCGGAAACGCCGGCGGCATGCACCACGTCTGCGACGCCACCCGGCAACTGATGGGCCGTGCCGAGGCGACCCAGATCGCGGACTGTCACCGCGCTTTCGTGTCCGGCAACGGCGGCGTGCTCAGCGAACAAGAAGCACTCGTGCTGGAGGGGGACTAG
- a CDS encoding Zn-ribbon domain-containing OB-fold protein: MARPVPLPTPTSAPFWDGLRRHEVWIQFSPSLDAYVFYPRVLAPGTLADDLQWRQISGAGTLVSFAVAQRPVAPQFADAVPHLLGVVQWDEGPRLATELVDVDAAQLRVGMAVSPVFAEHPEADITLLHYTAAR, encoded by the coding sequence ATGGCACGCCCGGTACCGCTGCCCACCCCGACCTCGGCCCCGTTCTGGGACGGCCTGCGCCGCCACGAGGTGTGGATCCAGTTCTCGCCGTCGCTGGACGCCTATGTCTTCTACCCGCGCGTGCTCGCTCCCGGCACTCTCGCCGATGACCTGCAATGGCGCCAGATCTCCGGTGCGGGCACGCTCGTCAGCTTCGCCGTCGCGCAGCGGCCGGTCGCACCGCAGTTCGCCGACGCGGTGCCGCATCTGCTCGGCGTGGTGCAGTGGGACGAGGGGCCGCGGCTGGCCACCGAACTCGTCGACGTCGACGCGGCGCAGCTGCGGGTCGGCATGGCAGTGTCTCCGGTGTTCGCCGAGCACCCCGAGGCCGACATCACCCTGCTGCACTACACCGCGGCGCGATAG